CTCACTCCATAGCTTTGGAATGACTTGATAACTCTTCGTCTCAATATGAACCGGGGATCCTTCAACTGTGAGCGCAGGTATAAATTCAATTGTTGGAAACAAACCATCAGCGTGAATCAAATAGCGGTTAATCACATTCTCTAAACTTAAAGGGGCTCTGAGTTCATAAAAGTTTTGATTCTTTCGCATCATCGAAGGACTCTCACCATAAAGTTTTTCAAAAGCTCGGCTAAATGCTTCTCGTGAACTATAACCATAGTGTATTGCGATGTCGATAATGGGGCTTGAATTACTGATTAGGTCCCTTGCAGCCTCAGTCATGATACGCTTTCGAATGTAATCTCTAAGAGAATCTCCAACACAATAACGAAAAATACGATGAAAGTGATAAAGAGAGTATCCTGCGTTTGAGGCAATTGCATTTAAATCAATGCTCTCATTTAAGTTCGCTTCAATCGTATCTAAAGCGTGTTTTATTGTGTTAATAAGATCATTCATACTGACTCCTGAAATCCATTATAAATTACACTCAAATCACTCGGTGCTTTTATACGCGGGTTGTTTTTTATATGTTCAATCAATATTTGAGGGTTTTTGTCCACCTGTAAAATGGCATGTGCAAGTGTATCCATACTTTCATAATCTGCATCATTCCATTGATCAATCGGCAAGTTTTTATACCCTTCCCAATAATCCCATGGATACAATGGCATTTTCAACAAAGCATTCGCGTCTAGGATTAGGTTGCATGCTAAGTATTCATAGCCCCAATAAGTATAAATCCCAAATTTGCTGGGATCATAGTTTCCGTGTCTACAACCTAACCATGCTTCAGCAGCATTTATAAAGCGTGGAGCAGGCACGTTGTTTGAATCAAAATCACAGTTCAACTCTTCTCTTTGAAGTTCATCCAATTGGACATCAACCATCACCCATCGTTGCTCTTTATCATTATAAGTCTCAAGGACCCAATGGTCGATGAATAAACCCTCTTCTAGGTAATCTGCAAAGCCACATCTTGGTCGTGCAGCGATTCCTACTTCACGACACAGTGCTGTTGCGATGACTGAAAAGTCACGACAAATCCCAAGGATTCTTTGATTTGGTAATAATGGTGTTGAGATGGAGTTAATCCCTTTTGCATGTAACACCTTAAGTTTTTCTTCGACACTTCTTAAATAGATTTCTGCTTCTTGTTTTTGTGTTGGCGTCACATGATATCGTTTAGCCCAATGGCGGTGAAGGCAGATATTTTGAGTCAATCTAACTATTTCCTCAAGACTTTGAGGGTATATGCTGATCATAAACCGCATTGACTTTGGGTCTGTCATGATGCCATGTTTGGTATAATCAATGGTTGATTTCATCTTAATCCCTTCTTTCTCAACTCCATTATATGCAATACAACACAAGAAGGCATGATAGTTTGTGCTAATACGATGATACCAGCTTGTAAAGAAGCTAAAGCATAGGATACTTATGCATTTTAGTCCCCGTGTTCTTTCTTATTTTTTGTAGCCTTAATCAGTAACATCATAGGACGTTTTAGTTCGTACATCATGCCATCAATGTCCAAAGCATCCTTAGAAGGTTCTGCCTCAACTAAAGCATCGATGGTCATTCCTGTATTAATGAGTCCGTTCACAATTTGAGTGAGTGTATGATGATACTTCTCAATGGTATGACCAAGGAATTGAGTGCTTCTTAGCCCTGGTTCATAGTAACGATCAACTGGCCATACATCTGGGGTCCCATCCTCTTTGTAAATCCATTCTTGATTCACACCACTCGTGTATGTTGGGTGTTCAATGTTCAGCAGGAATATTCCGTTTGGCTTCAGTGTCTTGGCAATATTTCGATAGACTTCATCTAGATCGTCGATATAGTGAAGTGCTAAGTTTGATAATACCAAATCATATGTTTCAAAAGGATACGCATAATCCATAATACCAATTACTTTATACGCTATTTTTTCATCTGCATTTCGAGTCAAAGCTTCCTGAATCATTTTTTCACTATGATCAATTGCAACTACAGTCTTAGCGCCTTGTTCAACCATATACTTTGCATGCCAGCCATAGCCACACCCTAAATCAAGGATACACATATCCTTTACATCTGGAAACATTTCCTTAAACTGAACCCATTCACCTGCACCGCTTAGTCCTTCTTTACTCCGTGTCATGGACTTATAAGCATTAAAGAAGGTGGGGTTGTTATAGTTGTTTTTCATGTTAGTCCTCACTTATTCATATACAGACCCATTATACAACAGTTTTTACTTATATTGTTTTTTATCGATATATTAACGAAGCCATCACGCACTCTGGGGTTATTACCTTTTACCTGTACTGATATTTTGCTTTGTTCCTTACTTCTGCGAGTCTGTTTCAATTTATGATTAATCTAGATCTATAGTATTTCAGTGAAATACATCTTATTTTTTGTAATAAACGATTGATGTTCAACCATATCAATATGAATTTCGATACTTAAAATGTCCAAAATAAAATTCTGCTATAAAATAATCTGAAAACCTTTACATTATGACATCATGATGTTATGATGTCTGCATATCCATTATACAAGGAGGAGACCATGGAGAAATTTATGCAATTTTTGGAAGAACGCATTATGCCTTCCGCAACAAAAATTAGTACTCAACGCCATATGGCTGCAATTAGAAAGGGGATTGTAGCTACATTACCATTGACTATTGTAGGGTCATTTTTTACAATTTTACTTAATGTTCCTATTGATTCTATCGCAGCAATGCTTGCACCTTATGCTTCTGTAATCGATATTCCTTTCCGTTATACGGTTGGAATTCTATCATTGTATTGCTCATTTACAATCGCTGCAACTTTAGGCGAATCCTATAAGTTGAATACAATAACTTCTGGAATGTTAGGAACTTTAGCCTTTCTAATTACTACAGTTACTCCAACACGCGTTACTGAAGCCGTTGACGGTGTGATTGCTTCTGGACGATATATTAACATTGCAAACTTAAGCTCTCAATCATTATTTTCTGCAATCTTAACTGCAATTCTCGCTGTGGAAATCTACAATTTTATGCAAAAGAAGAATTTTACATTGAAAATTCCTGATGGTGTTCCGCCAGAAGTTTCTAACTCTTTCATTGCACTTATTCCAACTGCCGTTATCATACTTTTATTCTGGTTTGTTCGTTATTTCTTCAATCTTAATATCAACGAACTATTAACCACTGCTTTAACACCACTAAAAGGAATTCTAGCAGGAAACAGCCTACTCGGTGGCTTACTGACTGTTCTACTAATTTGTGTTTTCTGGGTTCTTGGTATTCACGGACCTGCAATCCTAGGACCAATCATTCGTCCATTCTGGGATATGTCAATTGCTGAAAACATGGAAGCATTTGCTGCTGGAGTTTCTGCAAACGCGCTTCCAAACATCTTCACTGAGCAATTCCTTCAATGGTTTGTTTGGATTGGTGGAGCTGGTGCAACACTCGCATTAACATTATTATTCTTAAGATCAAAATCTACCTACTTTAAGAAATTAGGAAAACTTTCATTCTTACCCGGTCTGTTCAACATCAATGAACCAATGATATTTGGTGCTCCTATCGTTATGAATCCAATCCTTGCGATTCCATTCATCGTTGCGCCATTGGTTACAACAACGCTCTCTTATGTATTAACAATTACTAATATTGTTCCGATGATGATGGCTCGATTACCATTTACAGTAATTTCACCTATCGCTGCATGGATGAGTACAGATTGGAGCATTACTGCTGGTGCATTAGTTATCGTAAACTTTATTATTTCTGTAGCAATCTATTATCCATTCTTTAAAGTTGCTGAAAAGCAACAACTTGCTAAGGAACTAGAAGGCAATAACTCATAATCTACAATATATT
This DNA window, taken from Erysipelothrix larvae, encodes the following:
- a CDS encoding helix-turn-helix domain-containing protein — translated: MNDLINTIKHALDTIEANLNESIDLNAIASNAGYSLYHFHRIFRYCVGDSLRDYIRKRIMTEAARDLISNSSPIIDIAIHYGYSSREAFSRAFEKLYGESPSMMRKNQNFYELRAPLSLENVINRYLIHADGLFPTIEFIPALTVEGSPVHIETKSYQVIPKLWSEYLKTNHEPMCNAVGVCMLSETHDFTYIIGNLEIMDPNKPGLHLEASYYAVFKVVNPIVENVQKTWDAIYSVWLQETHYKRRFQYDLEYYCFNGKNSYAELWIPIENEGLDIEKTQV
- a CDS encoding transglutaminase-like domain-containing protein, giving the protein MKSTIDYTKHGIMTDPKSMRFMISIYPQSLEEIVRLTQNICLHRHWAKRYHVTPTQKQEAEIYLRSVEEKLKVLHAKGINSISTPLLPNQRILGICRDFSVIATALCREVGIAARPRCGFADYLEEGLFIDHWVLETYNDKEQRWVMVDVQLDELQREELNCDFDSNNVPAPRFINAAEAWLGCRHGNYDPSKFGIYTYWGYEYLACNLILDANALLKMPLYPWDYWEGYKNLPIDQWNDADYESMDTLAHAILQVDKNPQILIEHIKNNPRIKAPSDLSVIYNGFQESV
- a CDS encoding class I SAM-dependent methyltransferase, which encodes MKNNYNNPTFFNAYKSMTRSKEGLSGAGEWVQFKEMFPDVKDMCILDLGCGYGWHAKYMVEQGAKTVVAIDHSEKMIQEALTRNADEKIAYKVIGIMDYAYPFETYDLVLSNLALHYIDDLDEVYRNIAKTLKPNGIFLLNIEHPTYTSGVNQEWIYKEDGTPDVWPVDRYYEPGLRSTQFLGHTIEKYHHTLTQIVNGLINTGMTIDALVEAEPSKDALDIDGMMYELKRPMMLLIKATKNKKEHGD
- a CDS encoding PTS sugar transporter subunit IIC, yielding MEKFMQFLEERIMPSATKISTQRHMAAIRKGIVATLPLTIVGSFFTILLNVPIDSIAAMLAPYASVIDIPFRYTVGILSLYCSFTIAATLGESYKLNTITSGMLGTLAFLITTVTPTRVTEAVDGVIASGRYINIANLSSQSLFSAILTAILAVEIYNFMQKKNFTLKIPDGVPPEVSNSFIALIPTAVIILLFWFVRYFFNLNINELLTTALTPLKGILAGNSLLGGLLTVLLICVFWVLGIHGPAILGPIIRPFWDMSIAENMEAFAAGVSANALPNIFTEQFLQWFVWIGGAGATLALTLLFLRSKSTYFKKLGKLSFLPGLFNINEPMIFGAPIVMNPILAIPFIVAPLVTTTLSYVLTITNIVPMMMARLPFTVISPIAAWMSTDWSITAGALVIVNFIISVAIYYPFFKVAEKQQLAKELEGNNS